Genomic DNA from Sphingomonas hankookensis:
CTGCAGGCGAACGGCTATAACCGCGTCGATACCGTCCACGACGCCGGTGAGTTCGCCGTCCGCGGCGGCCTCGTCGATCTGTGGCCGTCCGGCTCCGACTCCGGCCTGCGCCTCGATTTCTTCGGCGACGAGATCGAAACCGTCCGCACCTTCTCGCCCGAAGACCAGCGCACCACCGGCCGCGTCGACGGCTTCACCCTGCTCCCCGCCTCCGAAGCCCTGCTCGATGAGGATTCAATCAAGCGCTTCCGCACCCGCTACCGCGAAAAGTTCGGCGCGACCGCGACCGGCGATCCGATCTATCAGGCGATCAGCGACGGCCGCCGCCTGTCGGGCATGGAGCACTGGCTGCCCTTTTTCGAAGAACGCCTCGAAACCTTCTTCGACCACCTCTCGCCCGAAGCGGTCATCGTCCGCGACGCCGGCGTTCCCGCCGCCGCCGAACAGCGCTTCGAATCGATCGCCGACTATCACACCAACCGTGTCCGCGCGCAGACCAACGACCCGGGCAGCTACCGCCCGCTTCTCCCCGCCGCACTCTACCTGTCGGCCGACGAATGGGCCGACCGCCTGTCGGACACCGCCGCGCATCAGGTCACGCCCTTCCACGCCCCCGACAGCGCCACCTCGGTCGATTTCGAAGTCGACGGCCCCCGCGACTTCACGCCGGAACGCACGCAACAGGCGAATATCTACGAAGCCGTCGTCGACCACATCGCGTCCTTGCGCAAACAGGGCCGCAAGCCGATCCTCGCCAGCTATTCGGAGGGTGCACGCGAACGGCTGATGGGCCTGCTCGCCGATCACGACCTGACCGGCGTCTCGACCGTCGAGACATGGCAACGGGCGCTGGGCGGTGCCAAGTCGACCGTCTCCTTCGTCGTCCTCCCCCTCGACCACGGCTTCACCAGCGCCGACGTGGCGGTCCTCACCGAACAGGACATGCTCGGCGATCGTCTCGTCCGCCGCGCCAAGCGGCGCAAGAACACCGACGCCTTCCTGCAGGAACTTGCCACCCTTTCCCCCGGCGACCTCGTCGTTCATGCCGATCACGGCATTGGCCGCTATGTCGGGCTGACCCAGGTCCCGGTGGCCAAGGCCCCCCACGACTGCGTCCAGCTCGAATATGCCGGCGGCGACAAGCTGTACGTGCCGGTCGAAAATCTCGAAGTCCTCAGCCGCTACGGCGCGGGCGAGGAAGGCGCCTCGCTCGACCGTTTGGGCGGCGAGGCATGGCAACGGCGCAAGGCGCGGATGAAGGACCGCATCCGCGAAATCGCGGGCGACCTGATCGCCACTGCCGCGAAACGCGCGATGCGCCCGGCCGAGGTCGCCGAACCCGATAGCGGCGGCTACCCCGCCTTTGTCGACCGTTTCCCGTATCAGGAAACCGACGATCAGGAACGCGCCATCGCCGACGTGCTCGAAGACTTGGGCGCAGGCCGCCCGATGGACCGCCTCGTCGTTGGCGACGTGGGCTTCGGCAAGACCGAGGTCGCGCTCCGCGCCGCGTTCGTCGCCGCCATGGCTGGGATGCAGGTCGCGATCGTCTGCCCGACGACCCTTCTCGCCCGCCAGCATTACAACAATTTCAAGGCCCGCTTCGAAGGATTCCCGATCGAAGTCGGCCGCCTCAGCCGCCTCGTCACCGCGACCGAGGCGAAGAAGGTCCGCGACGGCCTTGCCGACGGCACGATCGACGTCGTCGTCGGCACCCATGCCGTGCTGTCGAAACAGGTCGATTTCAAACGCTTGGGGCTGGTCATCGTCGACGAGGAACAGCGTTTCGGCGTGACGCACAAGGAACGGCTGAAGGCGATGAAGGCCGACGTCCACGTCCTGACGCTGAC
This window encodes:
- the mfd gene encoding transcription-repair coupling factor, giving the protein MPDLSKILSAPRSLTLAGVPTGFLPVLLADLARGAKGDLVYIAPDEAAMRAIATTAPFFAPDLSVLQFPAWDCLPYDRASPTLRSMAERLSALHSLQSKAKGPRLIVTTVNAATQRTLTPFRIRQLVARLAPGERISLPRLSALLQANGYNRVDTVHDAGEFAVRGGLVDLWPSGSDSGLRLDFFGDEIETVRTFSPEDQRTTGRVDGFTLLPASEALLDEDSIKRFRTRYREKFGATATGDPIYQAISDGRRLSGMEHWLPFFEERLETFFDHLSPEAVIVRDAGVPAAAEQRFESIADYHTNRVRAQTNDPGSYRPLLPAALYLSADEWADRLSDTAAHQVTPFHAPDSATSVDFEVDGPRDFTPERTQQANIYEAVVDHIASLRKQGRKPILASYSEGARERLMGLLADHDLTGVSTVETWQRALGGAKSTVSFVVLPLDHGFTSADVAVLTEQDMLGDRLVRRAKRRKNTDAFLQELATLSPGDLVVHADHGIGRYVGLTQVPVAKAPHDCVQLEYAGGDKLYVPVENLEVLSRYGAGEEGASLDRLGGEAWQRRKARMKDRIREIAGDLIATAAKRAMRPAEVAEPDSGGYPAFVDRFPYQETDDQERAIADVLEDLGAGRPMDRLVVGDVGFGKTEVALRAAFVAAMAGMQVAIVCPTTLLARQHYNNFKARFEGFPIEVGRLSRLVTATEAKKVRDGLADGTIDVVVGTHAVLSKQVDFKRLGLVIVDEEQRFGVTHKERLKAMKADVHVLTLTATPIPRTLQMAMSGLRELSVIQTPPVDRLAVRTYIMPWDPVVLREALLREHYRGGQAYFVTPRIADLPEIEKFLSEEVPEIRYVVAHGQMAPTEVEERMSAFYDKRYDLLVSTTIVESGLDIPSANTLIINRADKFGLAQLYQLRGRVGRSKTRAYAYMTTPPERLVSEAAEKRLKVLSDLESLGAGFQLASHDLDQRGAGNMLGDEQSGHIKEVGFELYQSMLEEAILDAKAGGLRDDKPKDFSPTITVDAPILIPEDYVPDLDLRMGLYRRLNDVEDRAGIDAFATELIDRFGKLPVATSNLLQLIEAKLNAKKACIAKIDVGAKGAIVSFHEVPSVEGLLAYVDKLNGTAKLRPDMKLVISRSFGDPQARLNAALQISRGLAKAAG